A window from Apostichopus japonicus isolate 1M-3 chromosome 2, ASM3797524v1, whole genome shotgun sequence encodes these proteins:
- the LOC139974851 gene encoding dynein light chain Tctex-type 5-B-like yields MASERDVARSKAARLLKRHGSASSLMSGSEIGVRYKPPGSIMSTISYMDEPRESRIEPPVSFEPTYQLGPEKHFPVTAVKSILKDVVGRHLDNRQYEPEFCKETTKAISEDVKSRVKLMKLGRYKIICLVHIGQLKDQGLHVTSRCLWDADSDNSSSFEYRNSTLFAVATVFGIYHE; encoded by the exons ATGGCATCAGAGAGAGATGTGGCCAGGAGCAAAGCAGCCCGGCTCTTGAAAAGACATGGTAGTGCTTCCTCGTTGATGAGTGGAAGTGAGATAGGCGTCAGATATAAACCCCCTGG GTCAATAATGAGCACAATCTCTTACATGGACGAGCCGAGGGAATCCAGAATAGAGCCTCCAGTGTCATTCGAACCGACCTACCAACTTGGACCAGAAAAGCACTTCCCTGTGACTGCtgtgaaaagtatcttaaaggATGTAGTGGGGAGGCATCTAGATAACAGACAGTATGAGCCAGAGTTCTGTAAAGAGACTACCAAGGCTATATCTGAG GATGTGAAGTCTCGGGTGAAACTCATGAAACTCGGCAGATACAAGATAATTTGCTTGGTTCATATCGGACAGCTCAAAGATCAAGGTCTCCACGTCACCAGCAGGTGTTTATGGGATGCCGATTCAGACAACTCATCGTCCTTTGAATATCGAAACAGCACCCTCTTTGCAGTAGCCACTGTCTTTGGCATCTACCATGAGTAA